The Marinilongibacter aquaticus genome has a window encoding:
- the tsaB gene encoding tRNA (adenosine(37)-N6)-threonylcarbamoyltransferase complex dimerization subunit type 1 TsaB produces MSVILSIESATECCSVALHKEGQLLGNVELLTGRSTAEMLTTAIENVLSLCKVDFNDLSAIAVSKGPGSYTGLRIGVSTAKGLAYALDLPLLSVNTLDAMIAEVQPFREEGIYFCPMLDARRMEVYCKLSDGLREILETSAVIVDENSFEEELKGQRILFFGPGANKCKTILESQENAMFFSQPLYPKAASMGVLAYKKYCSQAFEDLEAFEPFYLKEFMGTKPTKNKKVVA; encoded by the coding sequence ATGAGCGTGATTTTGAGTATTGAAAGTGCGACAGAATGTTGCTCCGTGGCTTTACACAAAGAGGGTCAACTTTTGGGCAATGTAGAGCTTTTGACGGGGCGATCGACGGCGGAGATGTTGACTACCGCAATCGAGAATGTATTGTCGCTGTGCAAGGTTGATTTCAATGATTTGTCGGCCATTGCCGTGTCGAAAGGGCCTGGCTCGTATACTGGGCTTCGGATCGGTGTAAGTACGGCAAAGGGTTTGGCCTATGCCCTCGATTTGCCTTTGCTTTCAGTAAACACTTTGGACGCCATGATCGCCGAAGTACAGCCTTTCAGGGAAGAAGGGATTTATTTTTGCCCAATGTTGGATGCCCGAAGGATGGAAGTGTATTGCAAGCTGAGCGATGGCCTACGGGAGATTTTGGAGACTTCGGCGGTTATAGTCGATGAAAACAGCTTTGAGGAAGAATTGAAAGGACAGCGTATTTTGTTTTTTGGCCCCGGGGCGAATAAATGCAAAACCATTTTGGAAAGTCAAGAGAATGCGATGTTCTTCTCGCAGCCGCTGTATCCCAAAGCCGCTTCGATGGGCGTGCTAGCCTACAAAAAGTACTGCAGTCAAGCTTTTGAAGACTTGGAAGCTTTTGAGCCTTTTTACCTGAAAGAGTTTATGGGTACAAAGCCCACGAAAAACAAAAAAGTCGTGGCTTGA
- a CDS encoding S41 family peptidase, whose amino-acid sequence MNRVRKYLVGLLLVSCVVLVGFRFDDRYFEIAKNLDIFASLYKELNALYVDELNPSKTMQTGINAMLENLDPYTNFYTEDLIEDYRTLNAGKYNGIGATVNEKLGEHTVVMVYQYSPADEAGIKIGDVITHINGVSVEGRDIDEMSRLLKGQTGTKVDLTVKRFGERKPLKLEVRRDVVQTPNVPHYGLVDAKTGYIQLNDFSATAASEIKSAFDELKGQGMQSLILDLRGNPGGLLNQAIEICNFFLPKGELIVETKGKLDQWNTKYESKREPVDLEIPIAVLINGSSASASEIVSGTLQDYDRAVLIGQRSFGKGLVQTTRRLSFNTQLKVTTAKYYIPSGRCIQAIDYSHRNADGSVGKMPDSLRSTFYTKNRRPVKDGGGVDPDIDLEPKLLSTLTSELIEQGLLFDFATRYFYENQEAVPENGFVPDDKTFASFKAFVEESGFKYEDEATLALDQLDQAAKSDEAYGNLEADLQMLRNRVEAKSAEDWTRYKEEIKNELALEILSRYHYDKVMKFVSFEKDQEVQKALEILKDQNAYQAILKGK is encoded by the coding sequence ATGAATAGAGTCCGAAAATACCTTGTCGGTTTGCTTTTGGTTTCTTGCGTAGTTTTGGTGGGTTTTCGGTTTGACGACCGCTATTTCGAAATTGCTAAGAATCTCGATATTTTTGCCAGTTTGTACAAAGAGTTGAATGCCCTTTATGTCGATGAGTTGAATCCAAGCAAAACTATGCAGACAGGCATAAATGCGATGTTGGAGAATCTCGACCCCTACACCAATTTTTATACAGAAGATTTGATCGAAGATTACCGTACACTCAATGCGGGAAAATACAATGGCATCGGGGCCACGGTAAATGAAAAATTGGGCGAACATACTGTGGTGATGGTCTACCAATATTCTCCAGCGGATGAGGCCGGCATTAAAATTGGAGATGTAATCACCCACATCAATGGTGTCAGTGTCGAAGGGCGGGATATAGACGAGATGAGTCGCTTGTTGAAAGGGCAAACGGGAACCAAGGTGGATTTGACGGTGAAGCGTTTTGGTGAAAGAAAACCTTTAAAATTGGAAGTGCGACGCGACGTGGTGCAAACTCCAAACGTGCCGCATTATGGTTTGGTGGATGCAAAAACAGGCTATATTCAGTTGAACGACTTCAGTGCCACTGCGGCTTCAGAGATAAAATCGGCATTTGATGAACTGAAAGGGCAGGGCATGCAATCCTTGATCTTGGATTTACGCGGCAATCCGGGCGGACTTTTGAATCAGGCCATCGAAATTTGTAATTTCTTTTTGCCCAAAGGTGAGCTGATTGTGGAAACAAAGGGCAAGCTGGACCAATGGAATACGAAATACGAAAGTAAACGCGAGCCCGTTGATTTGGAAATTCCGATTGCTGTACTCATCAACGGCTCGAGTGCATCGGCATCTGAAATTGTAAGCGGCACGCTGCAAGATTACGACCGTGCGGTTTTGATTGGGCAACGTTCTTTTGGGAAAGGTTTGGTGCAAACTACAAGGAGGCTCTCTTTCAATACGCAATTGAAGGTGACCACCGCCAAATATTATATTCCTTCCGGACGCTGCATTCAGGCGATTGATTACAGCCACAGGAATGCCGATGGCAGTGTAGGGAAAATGCCCGATTCTTTACGAAGTACGTTTTATACGAAAAATCGCAGACCTGTAAAAGATGGTGGAGGGGTAGATCCAGACATTGATCTGGAACCCAAGCTTTTGTCTACTTTGACAAGCGAGCTTATCGAACAAGGGTTATTGTTTGATTTCGCCACACGCTACTTTTACGAGAACCAAGAAGCTGTGCCCGAAAACGGTTTTGTGCCAGACGACAAAACTTTCGCCTCATTCAAGGCCTTTGTCGAAGAATCGGGATTTAAATATGAAGATGAGGCCACTTTGGCATTGGATCAATTGGATCAGGCGGCAAAAAGCGATGAGGCTTATGGAAACTTGGAGGCCGATTTGCAGATGCTTCGAAACAGGGTGGAGGCCAAGTCGGCCGAAGATTGGACACGCTACAAAGAAGAAATAAAGAATGAATTGGCTCTGGAAATATTGAGCAGATACCATTACGATAAAGTGATGAAGTTTGTGTCTTTCGAAAAAGACCAAGAAGTACAAAAGGCATTGGAAATTCTAAAAGACCAGAACGCATATCAAGCGATTTTGAAGGGAAAATAA
- the hpf gene encoding ribosome hibernation-promoting factor, HPF/YfiA family, whose product MKLTVNAVHFNADQSLMDFIQKKLNKLETFYDRIIDGDVYLRLEKGEKTKVQKKLIEVKLNVPGNSIFVKEEGSSFEEATDLALDVLTRKVKRFKQKLNDHNRSKSEMPVNSTEEVLEDEL is encoded by the coding sequence ATGAAGCTTACAGTGAATGCAGTACACTTCAATGCAGATCAGTCATTAATGGATTTTATTCAAAAGAAATTAAACAAACTCGAAACTTTCTACGATCGAATAATTGACGGAGACGTTTATCTTCGATTGGAAAAAGGCGAGAAAACGAAAGTCCAGAAAAAGCTAATTGAAGTTAAACTGAATGTGCCGGGAAACTCAATTTTTGTGAAAGAAGAGGGAAGCTCATTCGAAGAGGCCACAGACTTAGCACTGGATGTGCTCACGCGGAAAGTCAAGCGTTTCAAACAGAAATTAAATGACCATAACCGAAGCAAATCGGAAATGCCTGTAAACAGTACAGAAGAAGTTTTGGAAGATGAATTGTAA